DNA from Nocardioides seonyuensis:
CTCTTCAAGGTTCGTCTACGAGAGCCATCATGTCGAAGAACGAGAACCCGGCGGGCAGGGTCTGCAAGGAAGTCCACATCACTGTCCGGGGTGGCGGCTCCTCGTGCGTACGAACCGTCCAGCCGAACTCGTGTGGCTCCGTGTTGCGCGAACGCATCGCGGCCCGCCACACGCACCTGTGACGTGAACGAAGTGCGACTGGGGTGTGGAAGACGCTGAGTGTGAACACAGCCGCCGACACCAGTGGCAGCACAGCGCCTTCGCACATATGTTCGACGAAAGCCTAGGGTGGCGTGGTGAGGGTTGGGCAGTCGTCAGAGGTCGAGGTGCTCGTCGAGAACGCCTGGCGGTTTGGTGTGTTGCGTTCGTGGCGGCAGGACGATGGCGGCAACTGGTGGGGGATGGTTTCCTACGCGTCTCGGCCGGGTGAGAGCCGCCTTGATTCGTTTCCAGCGGAGCACGTCCGCCAATTGGTGTACTGCCCGTGGTGGCAGGGGCACCGAGATTGTCTCGGGTGGACTGGCTGCGCGAACGAAGCCTCGGCGACGTGAACAAGCCCCACCCCCAAGCAGTTTGGGTGGGGCTTGTTCGCTCGCGGGTAGGTCACCGGCGTCCCGAGGGACACCCGGTACTGGTGGGCATGTGACTGACTGCCTCAGCACCAGTGGTCGCGGTACTCGTTCCCGCAGAAGTGGCCGTAGACGCCGATGAGGGGCAGGTACTCGCACTCCGTGCACTCGATGTCGCCGACATCGTTGATAGCGAGGCCCTCGATGCCCAGCACAGCGCTACGCAGCAGCCAGCCGCAGTCGGCGAGAGCCGTCAGGATGGCACAGAACGCTGCACCAGCCATCCGGTCGCCATTCCGGTCGCGTAGCGGCACGACGACGCCTTCGTGACCGTCAAGTGCCGCCTCGACGCTGTCGGCGAACGCCTGGGCTTTGCCGCGGCTGGGGAACGGTCCGCGAACTGCCCCCGTCCCGTCGCGGGCGGTCACGACCACGACGTGTGCGGCCCCCTCTCCACTGCTGGACTTATCGAGTACGCCATCAACGACAGCCCAGGCACTGGCGACCTGCCACGACGCGAACTTCGCATTGTCATAGTCACGAGGGCAAGGGAACGTGATGGCCTCCTCAGGAAGATTGGGAAGCGACCTATGGGCAAACGTCTGTGCCTGGGTGAGTGTGGGGAAGGGCCCGAAAACCTCCCGTCCCGTGCTGGCGTTGACGAGGACTACCACCGCATTTTCGGCGGCGGAGCAGGAGCCCGAGACATGGTGGGTCATGGGAACGATGGGCGTGGAGGTGGTCACGAGTGATGTCCTTCTACTGGAGGGAGCGGTGGTTGTGGGTAGGTCAGGCGACGGTGGCCGAACGTGAACTCCCGCGGGCAGCGAAGACCCGTTCGCCACCCAAGAGGGGAGCCCCTGCAGGGCCCTTGACGAACGCGTGAATCCAGACGTGGCGATGCTCTTCGAGCGACGCGTACCACTGCCTCCGCCAATGACCACGAACGATGTGACGGTTGACGAGGGCACGTCCCGTGCCTCCCGACTCTGCACGCTGCTGGGTGGCCAGCGTGATGACACGCACCCCCGCGCTCGGGTCGACAACCCCGGCGCGCCGATGCCGACGCCGGTCGCTAGACGACAGAGGCTGCTCCCTGCGGCTTGATGTGACCGTGGGCTGCGAGAGAAGGGTCCAGAACGCCGCAGCCACGCGCTGGAAGAACAGGGGCACACTCCCGGCGTCCACTGGGACTTCGCCGTGCACGGTGCCAATCAGCGTGTCGACTTCCCACGCCACTGTCGTGAAGGGCGTAAGCCGTGGGGCGTCATCGGGCGCCGCGTTACCAATGGCCTCTGCGAAGTCGTTGGTACGGACCCACGCGGTGAGCACGACCGAGGCCCCCCTCCCGTCACGGAGCAGGGGATGGCCAGCAGGGAGGGTTTGCCACGCCAGCGCCTGAATCGGCGCGTGCGGCGCGATGTCGCTGCGGTCCGGAAGAGGCGTCTCGAACCACAGCACGCCTGGTTCGGGACCAGTCGGGATGTCTGTTGCGCGAAGGGGCTGGTCAGGCATCGTCGGCGCCGCAGCATCAATCAGCGACACCATCGAAGCGTCGGCGACGAACAGTTGGGCGGCGGCGAGTGCCTGCTCATCCGTGTTGGCCCACAAGGCCGCTTGCTCACGTGACTCAGGCAGCCACGGGTTGAGTCCCAGTACGCCATATCCAGCGAGCACCCCGGTGGAGCCCTGCAGGGTACGGACCAATCGACGTCGACCGTCAGCGGCGGCCCGCGCCATCACGTTGGTGTTCATGCCGAACTTGTTCCGCTCGCGGGTCTTGTTCTTGGACATCTTGCGTCTCCTTCTCGTGGTGTCCCTGGCTGGCTGGTTGCTTGCCTGGTGACGAGGAGAAAGGTGCCTCGGCCGAGTGGTGCTGGTCACGAATCCGGGGAAGTATCCGCAAGCCGGAGTTGTCGACGGCTGTCGTGCTCCAGAATTAGGTGAACCCCTCGCCTTTGAGGTGTTTCCGCAGGTCAAAGCCGTGCGGAACATCTGCGGAGTGAGTGGTTGTCACCCACGAACTATCCGTCGAAAGCCGCCATCCCCGTGTCTCTCTCGCCCGGCCGTCGCTACCCGCCCTCCCGAGTGCGCGCCATGTCATCTGGTCTCCAGCCCGACCCACTGGAGCCGCACCAGATAGACGCGTCGGCACCGGGGCAGGGTCGGTCGCTCGTCCGGAAGTCACCAGACGGGACCCGGTGGTGTCCCTTCTGCCAAACCACTCTGACCGGCCGTGCGGGTGCGTGCGATGACTGTCGAGACCGTCGACGCGCCGCTCACAGGGCCACCGAGGCGCAAGCCCGAGAAAGGACCAACGCTCAAGGTCAGACCGAACGCCTGTCCACAGAGCGCGCCATTGAAGACCTGCTCGGCGCTATCGACGGCGTGATGCTGGCTCTGAGCCGGGCCACGTCACAGAACAACCGCGGAATGCTCGCTTATGGAGACCGCACGATGCGCGACTGGGTCGACGCCATCGACCGGCTCGACGAGGTCACGAAGACAGCCCGCACGCTGCAAGGACGCCGCCCGTGACAACAACACGGCGCTATGCCACCTCCGAAGTACTGCGGCTGCGAATAGACCGTCATCCTGAGCCGTTGGAGCCGTTTGCCATCGAGACGATGGAGCATCCAGATGGGACACCAGTGCGTCGCGGCCGTGGGCTGACTCGACGTGCCGCCGACGGAACCCGATGGTGTCCGTACTGCCAGACCATCCTGACGGGCAGCCAGCGAGCCTGTCAGGAATGCCGCCAACGTCGGTCCGCGCACCTCGACTTCATCAGGCCCCGTGCCTCCCCGCGCCCAAGGCGACGGGACCCAGCCTTCGACGAGGTGGAAGACCTCCTGCGGGCCGTAGAGCGTTTGACCCGCACGGCACGAAGCCGCCTCACTTCGGGAGTAGACGGTGAGGAGGTCAAGTGGGGTGCACTAGAGGACGTGTTTATGGCCTGTAAGGAAGTTGAGGTCCTCGCGTCGCTCTGGAGAGACGGCGCCTGACTCTCACTCCTCGGAGACGCAGCAAGGGCCGCAACGACATTTGGGTTGCGGCCCTTGCTGCGCTTGTGCTCGCGGTTAGGTGAGGAAGTTGTCGAGGACGTCGGTGTAGATGTGCCCGTCAAGAGGGACCCCACTCGGGGTGAACACCGGTGCAGCAGCGAGGTAATAGATGGGCGCCTCCCCCCGCTCCGCGGCCCCGGCAGCAATCTCGCCCCAGTCCACGGCTTCCTGGCCCTCGAAGAAGATGCCGACCACGGTGCGCGCGCCTGAGTCCCACTCGACGAGCACCACGTGGGCAGTCGTAGCGGTGACAGGGCGAGGACCGGTCGGCTCGGGCACGTTGAAGGCGTCAGCGATGTCAGCGAGCATCGCGTCCGCCTGCGCGACTGCGGCACCGGGGAGCGGCTGCCCACACGACTGGTGCACAGCGGCAACTCCAATGCCCGTGAAGGTGATGCCCTGCTCTCGCGCGCGACGCATCGCAGCCGCCGACCACTCCCCTGCCTCCTGTTGGGTCGGAAACGGTCCGACGGCAGAGTGACGCCCGTCCGGGTGGTCCACGACCACCACGTGCGCCGCGGCCTGCTTGTCTTCCTCCCACTCCGCCTGGTCGAGCGACAGACCCAGAGCCCGGGTGTTGGTGGGCTTCGCCATCAGTGCCTCCTCGCAGCCAACCACGCACAGTGCGCAGTCGGACGAGTATGCGGAAGACCACCGACAGCCACTCTCCGTTCTTGCTGACCTTTCGACCTCGTGGGTGGCGCGATGACTCACGTGCAGACCAGCACAGCGCCGGGCTGGTGGAGGCATAGGGCCTCGTGAACAGAGCGAAGCGAGAACACAAGTCAGACCCGAGCAGCAACTGCCGAACATCAGGCGGCGTGGACGGTGGCTGAGCAAGCGGCACACCTCGCCGGACACCCCCTCTCACGAGCACCGCTCAGTCCAACACCAGCCAGCACGACACGGCCGAAGAAGCCGACACCCATGACGACGAACGACCAAGAGACCGCGACCCCGGACAAGCAGAACGACACGACCCCAAAGCAGGACGACAAGACACCGCCGCGCAGTCCTGGCAGGAAGGTGTGCGCAGCCATGGCCTCCGCCGTGGTCGTCTACGGCGCGGCGTCCGAAACCGGCGAACAGGGGCAGGACCTGCTGCTCTCGTCACTTCTCGCCGACGACACCACCAACCAAGTGGATGCCGCGTCCGCCGTTCTCTTCATCGCGTTGATAGCGGCGGGGACGTGGGCCGGTCGCCGCTTGCTGCTGCCGTGGTGGTTCCCTCCGAAGAAGTGACTGCAACATGTGCCGCCCGGTGGTGTTCGGTCGGGCGGCACATGTTGTGTCAGAACGGAGCCAGGAGGTCAGCCCCATCCGATACATCACCAAAGAGGTCCGCCTGTGGCGTTTCGACGCCCACCAGTTGGCTGTCGGGACAAAGGGTTGACCACGGCAACGGAAGTCCTCGACCGTCACCCTTATGCGGTGGCGGGCATACGCCCCGATTGTCGGCCTGCTTAGCCAGCCCGTGTGGTTCCTCACCTATCGAGAGGACCCGAGCCATTCTCAGCGTGTTCGAGGCTGCAGAACGCTCTTGCACGCTTCAATGACTCGGTGGGCTGTACGAACAACGTCGAACGAACCTTCGTCCTCACTGGCGACGAGCGCGACAAGCACCTGCGCGTCGACGTCCACGGCAACCGGGTCGCGTGGGCACAGTTCAACTGCGAGCCTGACAGCCGCCGCCTCGAACTTGCACACGTCGAGACGCTGCCGGAAGCAAGGGGACAAGGCCACGCAAAGAGCGCCCTGCGATGGATCACCTCAAGGTTCGCGGAGTTCCACGTCATCAACTCGCCCGAGGCCTTCAACTCTCCAGAAGGTAACCGACTGGTTGCGGCTCTGCGGGCGGAGGGTATGCGTATTCACGACTCAGGGTGTTACCGGTTCGGCCACGAATGTCGCTGCATCCTCTCCGAGGGCTGACCGACTGATGTGTTCGCAGACCATCGTCGAACGCGACACCGACCGCGCGGGGATCAGCACTCCCCGGTGAGCGCGACCTCGGGTCTCGCAAGACCAGTCCGCAAAAGTTGTCTCACTCAGGTTGTCCCTACGAGACAATGGTCTCCGAGATGGCTCGGTGACCAGGGGGACGATTTGCGGGCTGAGAAGAGGGTCACGGACGAACTGCCGGACTGGCAGACCTACTCGTCCGATGAGTGGCCAACCCTGCTCATAGGGAACGGCTTGAGTATCAACCTTTGGTCCGGCTTCGCCTACGACAGTCTGTTCAGCGAAGCCAGCGACCAAGGAGACCTTGCAGGACCTGCTGAGAGCATCTTCGACGAACTGGACACCACAAACTTCGAGACAGTCCTCGAATGCCTTCACCACGCCAGGATCGTCCTCAAGGCTCTCGGTGATGACGTCGCTGAAGTGGAAGCGACCTACGGCGAGGTGCGCGACGCACTTCTGTCGGCCGTCAGCGCCGCCCATGTTGACTGGAACGACTTTCCCGTCCCGACTCACACGGCCATCGCTACCAGCATCGCCGAGCACGACAACGTGTTCACCACGAACTACGACCTCTGCGTGTACTGGTCCCTGCTTCAGTCAGATCCCTCCGTGAACACCAAGGACTACTTCTGGAACCCCGGCCACGACTTCGACCCAGCCAACACCAACGCCACCGCCGGAACGACCCTCATCCACTACTTGCACGGCGCGCTCCACCTCTGGCAGAGCGACAGCACCGGCATTGACGGCAAATGGACCAACGCCGACGGCGGCAACCTAACGCGCGTGCTGCGGAACTACTCCGCGACCAGCGACAAGCGGCCGCTGTTCGTCAGCGAGGGGAACTCAGCCTCGAAGGTTCGAACCATCAGCCGCTCCGCCTACCTGTCGTTCTGCCTCGACCGGCTACGCGACGATGAGCAGAACACCGTCGTGTTCGGACACAGCCTGTCCACGCAAGATGAGCACATCATTGAGGCGCTCTTGGACGGCAAGCGCAAAAAGATCGCCGTTGCCCTACGCCCCTCGTCGAGGGCTGACGCGATCATCGCCACCAAGAGCCGCATCATCGAGGCGCTACCCGGCCACACGATCTTGTTCTTCGATTCGACGACGCACCCCCTCGGCGACCGCACACTTAACATCGGCTGAACCTCAAGATCCGCAACGACCTGCAGGAGCGGTGTTGAAGAAGCCAGTGCTGAGCCTCGACTTCGAGCCGGACGAGTATCTGTGCACCTGGCACATTCGGGATGGCGCAGGAGCCGTTCGTAACCTGTCGGGCGCTATCGAGGTCTCACCGATGGCTCCGCCGAGGGGGATCATCTACGGCAACATCCCGCTCACCTCCGACACGAGGCACGGCGAGACGTCGTTCGCCTTTCCGCAGAGGAGCGCATCGCCTGCAACGCACGCAACACTCGCAAATGGTGGCGAAGTCTTGGTGCTTGACTCGACCATCACCTGGTGGATGAGTCACGGCAACATCCGCGGCAGCGCGGCACTGCTCCGGCGAAAGAGCACTCTCTTTCCGTGGCAGCACAGTGACGTCCCCGAAGTACCCGACGGTGACGATCACCTTGTGTTCGACCGCGTCCGATTCCAGGTCGGGGCACTGGACGCAGTTCTAGGCTTCGCCCCACTCAAGACGATGAGATTCCCGAAGCCGGGCGAGGATGGTGAGCGGACTTGGGCGGCAACGGAAGCAGACGAGACCGCCGTTCGATGGACATCAGGCGAAGACGTTCTTGAAGCCCATTACCGGGGCAGCGCGAGCATCGCCGACCCCTATTCATTTTCGGTGCGGCACAGTCCGGTGATCACGGCCTCTTCTGCGCATCCGCTCAGCCTTCGTAGGCTCGTGGACGACTGGGTTACGCCGGTTCAGGCGATTGCTTCCATCGCGACCGGCACCAGCGAGCCCCTGACCTACTTGGCCGTTGAGTCGAACGTGACTGACGGCGAGGCGCACCGTTGGCAGGTGTTCGGGTCGGGCATCAGCCAAGATCCGTTCGACTCAAACGCCGAGTCTGTGCGTAAAGCGAACTCCGCGTTGCTGTGCGTGGCCGACGCCGTCGACCTGCTCGAACTCGTACAAAAGTGGCAAGGCTTGGCGGCTGACCACCACCCGCTCGTCGAGACGTACGCAGCGATGCTGCACGCTCGCGACCAACACCCTCGATCGCGCTTCCTGCTGCTCGTGCAGTCTCTCGAAGGGATGCACGGGCACGAGACGCAGACCGAGTTCGAGGGGCTGGCCAGTAACCACTCCGCGATGCGCGCCGAAGTGTTAGCCGAGATCAAGGCAAGCGTGAGCACGGAACACTTCAAGTACATCAAGAAGTACCTACTCAAACAGCCGTTCCGCAGTCTGGAGTCGGCGTTAAGGGCCACCTTCACTGACCTGCCGGTAGATCGCACGGATGCGCTCTCTCGTACGGCGCTAATCAGACAACTGATGGACGAGGGGCCATCGGGGATGACGCCTTTCGCCGCGGCTGCGAGGCTGCGGCATCTCCTCGCCCACGGGGTTCGAGGCTTCGACACCTCAGATATCAACCAGGTCGTGTCCGTATCGGAAGAGGTGGTTCGAGCACACGCTCTGCGGCTGTTGGGTTGCCCGGACTTTGTCTTGGAGCGGGTCTTGGACGAGTGAGCGTGAGCAGCGTCCTTAACGCGATCTACTCGTCGAAGGTTGTGTCGAACCATTCGATGAACTGAGCGACGGTTCCGATCTTGGCGATGCGGTCGTGGATGGCGCGCTGGTCGTGGCCGGGGAGGAAGTCGGCTCGGACGGGCTGGCCGCATCCGCACTTACAGTTGGTGAGGTCGAGCGGGTGGTCGACGTACTTGATCGGGTTCTGCGTGGATGGCATTGGGGCCTGCTTGCCGACGAGCGCGTCGTGGACCGGGTGGCCGGGCTTCAGGATCGCGCCGTGGATGGCACGGCGTGCCTGCTGTTCGCCCTTGGCGTTCGTCACGGTGACGTCTTCGAGCGAGTCGATCTCGATGGCCTGTAGGACGGTGTTGTTGAAGACGATGAGTGCGTGCTGTTCCTTGTCGGCTTTGGCGCCGAGGACCCAGGCGTAGCGTCCCGCTTCGTAGAGTTCGTCAGCGGTCATCGCGGTGACGGGCTTGTTGTGGCCCTTCTGCGTGAGGGTGATCTGCAGCATTGCGTGCTCCTGGTCGAGACTTGGTGAAACCGGACCCATAGGGTATCGCATACCCGCTCATCCCGGTCGCCCAGAGTATCGGCCTTGTCGATCCCTCGAATGGGCGTTCGGCGTATCGCGCGGCGCTTGCCCGTCGCGGTCGGCTCTGCCATAGCCTTCCTCGTGAGCACCACAAGGGGGAGACCACGTGATCGTTGTTGACGGCCGGATCGACCGAGAGAAAGTTCTCGAACTGCTGGCGGCGGGCGGCGAGCAGGAAGCCCTCGACTTCAAGGCGACTCTCGACCTCGCGGACACCGGAGCACGTCTCGACTTCGTGAAGGACGCCCTCTCGATGGGCAATCTCCCCGAAGGCGGCTACATCGTGCTCGGCGTCAAAGACGACGGCACCCTCGCTGTCAATGACGATCCGCTCGACCTGACTGGCCGCCCGTACGACCCGAGCAAACTGCGCGACCACGTGAAGAACTGGTGTGAGGCGCCGGTCAACATCACCTCTGCGCAGCACGACGTCGAAGGCCGCAACGTCGTACTCATCTACGTCTTCCCGAACCCGGAC
Protein-coding regions in this window:
- a CDS encoding DUF4917 family protein, translating into MRAEKRVTDELPDWQTYSSDEWPTLLIGNGLSINLWSGFAYDSLFSEASDQGDLAGPAESIFDELDTTNFETVLECLHHARIVLKALGDDVAEVEATYGEVRDALLSAVSAAHVDWNDFPVPTHTAIATSIAEHDNVFTTNYDLCVYWSLLQSDPSVNTKDYFWNPGHDFDPANTNATAGTTLIHYLHGALHLWQSDSTGIDGKWTNADGGNLTRVLRNYSATSDKRPLFVSEGNSASKVRTISRSAYLSFCLDRLRDDEQNTVVFGHSLSTQDEHIIEALLDGKRKKIAVALRPSSRADAIIATKSRIIEALPGHTILFFDSTTHPLGDRTLNIG
- a CDS encoding nucleotidyltransferase family protein, which translates into the protein MRRRCAATGVGGCVHTQRLPHPSRTSFTSQVRVAGRDAFAQHGATRVRLDGSYARGAATPDSDVDFLADPARRVLVLRHDGSRRRTLKRCSASGWMSSTTTPLGGEVLDRPRASGVPFQG